In Pseudomonas deceptionensis, a single window of DNA contains:
- a CDS encoding mechanosensitive ion channel domain-containing protein — protein sequence MFLRLFALPYFLLVCLLTLLPVTSAQAVGLPGLLGSSDKTQAQPTEPLGQSLDEVIKNLENDQQRSKLLADLKKLRDATKKAQPEAEIGVLGLIGSTLSDLEKQFSGADSPTSRWSKEISQAKDEMGALMLPAREWLPIIFGFALIIMIWSLLAALLIWVSHRVRVRFGLSEELPQHPKAVDMLRFALRKLGPWMVALMITVYMSYALPSSLGKDLAMVLAYALVIGTCFSAICVILFSLLDGPHRHRALHILRHQAFRPLWWIGSFAAFGEALSDPRLVATLGVHLAHTAATFANVMAALSTGLFIIRFRRPIAHLIRNQPLSRRLTRRALSDSIEILGTYWYVAALILVGISLVATFISAGDTSTALRQSLICTVLVVLCMVINGLVRRHAQKPQRGHKRHALYSERLKSFLYTLAHLVVWLVFIELGLRVWGLSLISFTEGDGHEISVKLFSLAGTLLFAWLIWILSDTAVHHALTRSRKGLANARAQTMMPLIRNILFVAIFIIALIVALANMGMNVTPLLAGAGVIGLAIGFGAQSLVADLITGLFIIIEDSLAIDDYVDVGGHLGTVEGLTIRTVRLRDIDGIVHTIPFSEIKSIKNYSREFGYAIFRVAIPYNMEIDDAIKLMREVGQKMRTDPLQRRNIWSPLEIQGVESFESGSAILRARFKTAPIKQWEVSRAFNLSLKRHLDEAGLDLATPRLSVQVVTAGSGMLQKD from the coding sequence GTGTTTCTTCGTCTTTTCGCCTTGCCCTATTTTCTGCTGGTTTGCCTGCTGACGCTGTTGCCCGTGACTTCGGCCCAGGCCGTTGGTTTGCCCGGCCTGCTCGGCAGTTCGGATAAAACCCAGGCGCAACCGACAGAGCCGCTCGGCCAATCGCTGGACGAGGTGATCAAGAACCTCGAAAACGATCAGCAGCGCAGCAAGTTACTGGCCGACCTTAAAAAGCTGCGCGACGCCACAAAGAAAGCCCAGCCTGAAGCCGAAATCGGCGTCTTGGGCCTGATCGGCAGCACCCTGTCCGACCTCGAAAAGCAGTTCTCCGGGGCTGACAGCCCAACCTCTCGCTGGTCCAAGGAAATATCCCAGGCCAAAGACGAAATGGGAGCCTTGATGCTCCCGGCAAGAGAGTGGCTGCCGATTATTTTTGGCTTTGCACTGATCATCATGATCTGGAGCCTGCTGGCCGCACTGCTGATCTGGGTCAGCCACCGTGTTCGCGTGCGCTTCGGCCTGAGCGAAGAATTGCCCCAGCACCCCAAGGCCGTCGACATGCTGCGCTTTGCCCTGCGCAAGCTGGGGCCGTGGATGGTCGCATTGATGATTACGGTGTACATGAGCTACGCCTTGCCGTCGTCGCTGGGTAAAGACCTGGCGATGGTGCTGGCCTATGCGCTGGTGATCGGTACCTGTTTCTCGGCAATTTGCGTGATTCTGTTCTCCTTGCTCGATGGCCCCCATCGCCACCGCGCCCTGCATATCCTGCGGCACCAGGCGTTTAGACCGCTGTGGTGGATCGGCAGCTTCGCGGCCTTTGGCGAAGCGCTGAGTGACCCGCGACTGGTCGCCACCCTCGGCGTACATCTGGCCCATACGGCTGCCACCTTTGCCAATGTGATGGCTGCGCTGTCCACCGGGCTGTTTATCATCCGGTTCCGCCGCCCCATCGCCCACCTGATCCGCAACCAGCCATTGTCCCGGCGCCTGACCCGCCGCGCTTTGAGCGACAGCATCGAGATCCTCGGTACCTACTGGTATGTGGCGGCCCTGATTCTGGTGGGCATTTCGCTGGTGGCTACTTTCATCTCGGCCGGTGACACCAGCACCGCGTTGCGCCAGTCGCTGATCTGTACCGTGCTGGTGGTGTTGTGCATGGTGATCAACGGGCTGGTACGCCGTCATGCGCAAAAACCGCAACGCGGGCACAAACGTCACGCACTGTATTCCGAGCGCCTGAAAAGCTTTCTCTACACCCTGGCGCACCTGGTGGTGTGGCTGGTGTTCATCGAGCTGGGGCTGCGGGTCTGGGGCCTGTCGCTGATCAGCTTCACCGAAGGCGATGGCCATGAGATCAGCGTCAAGCTGTTCAGCCTTGCCGGTACCCTGCTGTTTGCCTGGCTGATCTGGATACTGTCCGACACCGCCGTGCACCACGCGTTGACCCGCTCGCGCAAAGGCCTGGCCAATGCCCGCGCCCAGACCATGATGCCGCTGATCCGCAACATCCTGTTTGTGGCGATTTTCATCATTGCGCTGATCGTTGCCCTGGCAAACATGGGCATGAACGTGACCCCCCTGCTGGCCGGTGCCGGTGTGATCGGTCTGGCCATTGGCTTTGGTGCGCAGTCCCTGGTAGCCGACCTGATTACGGGTCTGTTCATCATCATTGAAGACTCCCTGGCCATCGACGACTACGTCGATGTAGGCGGCCACCTGGGAACGGTAGAAGGCTTGACGATTCGCACCGTGCGCCTGCGGGACATCGACGGCATCGTGCACACCATCCCGTTCAGCGAAATCAAGAGCATCAAGAACTACTCCCGCGAGTTCGGCTACGCCATCTTCCGCGTCGCGATCCCCTACAACATGGAAATCGACGACGCGATCAAACTGATGCGCGAAGTCGGGCAAAAAATGCGCACCGACCCGCTGCAACGGCGCAATATCTGGTCGCCGCTGGAGATTCAGGGGGTGGAAAGTTTTGAATCCGGCAGCGCAATCCTGCGAGCCCGCTTCAAGACTGCGCCGATCAAGCAATGGGAAGTCTCGCGGGCGTTCAACCTGTCACTCAAGCGTCATCTGGATGAAGCCGGACTGGACCTGGCCACACCGCGCCTGAGTGTGCAAGTCGTGACGGCGGGCAGTGGTATGTTGCAAAAGGACTGA
- a CDS encoding M18 family aminopeptidase, with protein sequence MREELNQGLIDFLKASPTPFHATASLVQRLEAAGYQRLDERETWFTEANGRYYVTRNDSSIVAFKLGRHSALQGGIRMVGAHTDSPCLRVKPQPELQRQGFWQLGVEVYGGALLAPWFDRDLSLAGRVTFRRDGQVESQLIDFKAPIATIPNLAIHLNRTANEGWAINPQTELPPILAQVAGDERVDFRALLADQLAREHGLNADVVLDYELSFYDTQSAAVIGLNGDFIAGARLDNLLSCYAGLQALLNTETEETCLFVANDHEEVGSCSACGADGPMLEQILQRLLPEGDEYVRTIQKSLLVSADNAHGVHPNYAEKHDANHGPKLNAGPVIKVNSNQRYATNSETAGFFRHLCMAVEVPVQSFVVRSDMGCGSTIGPITASHLGVRTVDIGLPTFAMHSIRELAGSHDLAHLVKVLSAFYASNQLP encoded by the coding sequence ATGCGCGAAGAGTTGAACCAAGGCCTGATCGACTTTCTCAAGGCCTCCCCTACCCCCTTTCATGCCACTGCCAGTCTTGTTCAGCGCCTGGAGGCTGCCGGTTATCAGCGCCTCGACGAGCGCGAAACCTGGTTCACCGAAGCCAATGGCCGCTATTACGTCACCCGTAATGACTCCTCCATTGTGGCCTTCAAGCTGGGTCGCCACTCCGCGCTGCAAGGCGGCATCCGCATGGTCGGCGCCCACACAGACAGCCCGTGCCTGCGCGTCAAGCCACAGCCGGAACTGCAACGTCAGGGCTTCTGGCAACTGGGCGTTGAAGTCTACGGCGGTGCCTTGCTGGCGCCCTGGTTCGACCGCGACCTCTCCCTGGCCGGACGCGTCACCTTCCGCCGCGACGGCCAGGTCGAAAGCCAGCTGATCGATTTCAAGGCGCCGATCGCGACCATCCCCAACCTGGCGATCCACCTCAATCGCACGGCGAACGAAGGCTGGGCGATCAACCCGCAAACCGAGCTGCCGCCGATCCTGGCCCAGGTGGCCGGTGACGAGCGCGTGGACTTCCGCGCCCTGCTCGCCGACCAGCTGGCACGCGAACACGGCCTCAATGCCGACGTGGTGCTCGATTACGAGCTGAGCTTCTACGACACCCAGAGTGCCGCCGTCATCGGCCTTAACGGTGACTTCATCGCCGGTGCGCGCCTGGACAACCTGCTGTCGTGCTACGCCGGCCTGCAAGCCCTGCTCAATACCGAGACCGAAGAAACCTGCCTGTTTGTGGCCAACGACCATGAAGAAGTGGGTTCCTGTTCAGCCTGCGGCGCTGACGGCCCGATGCTGGAGCAGATCCTGCAACGCTTGCTGCCGGAAGGTGACGAGTACGTACGCACAATCCAGAAATCGCTGCTGGTGTCGGCAGACAACGCCCACGGCGTTCACCCCAACTACGCCGAGAAGCACGATGCCAACCACGGCCCCAAGCTCAATGCGGGGCCGGTGATCAAGGTCAACAGCAACCAGCGCTACGCCACCAACAGCGAAACGGCCGGGTTTTTCCGCCACCTGTGCATGGCCGTAGAAGTGCCAGTGCAAAGCTTTGTGGTGCGAAGCGACATGGGCTGTGGCTCGACAATTGGCCCGATCACCGCCAGCCACTTGGGTGTGCGCACCGTGGATATCGGCCTGCCGACATTCGCCATGCACTCGATTCGCGAACTGGCAGGCAGCCATGACCTGGCGCACCTGGTCAAAGTACTGAGTGCGTTCTACGCCAGCAACCAGTTGCCGTAG
- a CDS encoding RluA family pseudouridine synthase — protein sequence MPLSNIHIIHQDAGVLVVNKPTLLLSVPGRAEDNKDCLITRLQENGYPEARIVHRLDWETSGIILLARDADTHRELSRQFHDRETEKAYTALAWGQPELDSGSIDLPLRYDPPTKPRHVVDHEFGKNALTFWKVLERCGDYCRVELTPITGRSHQLRVHMLSIGHPLLGDGLYAHPQALAAWPRLCLHASMLSFTHPQTGERLRFECPAPF from the coding sequence ATGCCGTTGTCCAACATCCACATCATCCATCAGGACGCTGGCGTTCTGGTGGTCAACAAGCCGACGCTGCTGCTTTCGGTGCCGGGCCGGGCCGAAGACAACAAGGACTGCCTGATTACCCGTCTGCAAGAAAACGGCTACCCCGAGGCGCGCATTGTCCATCGGCTGGATTGGGAAACCTCCGGGATCATTCTGTTGGCACGGGATGCGGATACCCATCGCGAACTGTCGCGTCAGTTCCATGATCGCGAAACCGAAAAAGCCTACACCGCACTGGCTTGGGGTCAACCCGAGCTGGACAGTGGCAGCATCGACTTGCCCCTGCGTTACGACCCGCCGACCAAACCCCGGCATGTGGTCGACCACGAATTCGGCAAAAACGCCCTGACCTTCTGGAAGGTGCTGGAACGTTGTGGCGATTACTGCCGCGTCGAGTTAACGCCCATTACCGGTCGCTCGCACCAGTTGCGCGTACACATGCTGTCTATCGGTCATCCGCTGCTGGGCGACGGCCTTTACGCACACCCCCAGGCCCTGGCCGCCTGGCCGCGCTTGTGTCTGCACGCGAGCATGCTGAGCTTCACCCATCCGCAAACCGGTGAGCGCTTGCGCTTTGAGTGCCCGGCACCGTTCTGA
- the minE gene encoding cell division topological specificity factor MinE gives MNIFDFFRTRKTPSTASVAKERLQIIVAHERGQRSTPDYLPALQKELVEVIRKYVNIGDDQVQIALENEGSCSILELNITLPDR, from the coding sequence ATGAACATTTTTGACTTCTTTCGTACCCGCAAAACGCCATCCACCGCGTCGGTCGCGAAAGAGCGTCTACAAATTATCGTGGCGCACGAACGCGGCCAACGCAGCACCCCGGACTACCTGCCTGCCCTGCAAAAAGAGCTGGTCGAGGTGATTCGCAAGTACGTGAACATCGGCGATGATCAAGTACAGATCGCCCTGGAAAACGAGGGTAGCTGCTCGATTCTGGAACTCAACATCACGCTGCCTGATCGTTAA
- the minD gene encoding septum site-determining protein MinD — protein MAKILVVTSGKGGVGKTTTSAAIGTGLALRGHKTVIVDFDVGLRNLDLIMGCERRVVYDFVNVVNGEANLQQALIKDKRLENLYVLAASQTRDKDALTKEGVEKVLMELKETFEFVVCDSPAGIETGAHLAMYFADEAIVVTNPEVSSVRDSDRMLGLLASKSRRAEKGEDPIKEHLLLTRYNPDRVSKGEMLGVEDVKEILAVALLGVIPESQAVLKASNQGVPVILDDQSDAGQAYSDAVDRLLGKTVEHRFLDVQKKGFFERLFGGN, from the coding sequence TTGGCCAAGATTCTAGTGGTTACATCCGGCAAGGGTGGTGTGGGTAAGACCACCACCAGCGCCGCTATCGGTACCGGCCTCGCTCTGCGCGGCCACAAGACAGTGATCGTCGACTTCGACGTTGGCCTGCGTAATCTCGACCTGATCATGGGTTGCGAGCGACGTGTGGTGTATGACTTCGTTAACGTGGTAAACGGCGAAGCCAACCTGCAACAGGCCCTGATCAAAGACAAGCGTCTGGAAAACCTGTACGTGCTGGCCGCCAGCCAGACCCGTGACAAGGATGCCCTGACCAAGGAAGGCGTCGAAAAAGTTCTGATGGAACTTAAAGAGACCTTCGAATTTGTGGTCTGCGACTCTCCGGCCGGTATCGAAACCGGTGCTCACCTTGCCATGTACTTCGCCGATGAAGCGATCGTCGTGACTAACCCGGAAGTGTCTTCGGTACGTGACTCCGACCGTATGCTGGGCCTTCTGGCCAGCAAATCGCGTCGCGCCGAGAAGGGTGAAGACCCTATCAAGGAGCACCTGCTGCTGACCCGCTACAACCCGGACCGCGTTTCCAAGGGCGAAATGCTCGGCGTTGAAGACGTCAAGGAAATCCTGGCTGTAGCCTTGCTGGGCGTGATTCCTGAGTCCCAGGCCGTCTTGAAAGCATCCAACCAGGGCGTGCCCGTGATCCTTGATGATCAGAGCGACGCCGGTCAGGCCTACAGCGATGCGGTTGATCGCCTCTTGGGCAAAACCGTGGAGCATCGGTTCCTTGATGTACAGAAGAAGGGATTCTTCGAGCGCCTGTTTGGAGGCAACTAA
- the minC gene encoding septum site-determining protein MinC, producing MSQTESLDQAPVFQLKGSMLAITVLELAHNDLEALDRQLAAKVAQAPNFFSNTPLVLALDKLPAGEGAIDLPGLMRVCRQHGLRTLALRANRIEDIAAAIAIDLPVLPPSGARERPIDPVEVVAPKKPEKPPEPAIKPTKIITSPVRGGQTVYAEGCDLVVIASVSPGAELMADGNIHVYGPMRGRALAGHKGNTKARIFCQQLSAELVSIAGKYKVSEDLRRDPLWGTGVQISLSSDMLNITRL from the coding sequence ATGAGCCAAACCGAATCGCTAGACCAAGCCCCTGTGTTCCAGCTAAAGGGCAGTATGCTCGCCATTACGGTGCTGGAACTGGCGCACAACGACCTTGAAGCCCTTGACCGTCAGCTGGCGGCCAAAGTGGCCCAGGCTCCGAATTTTTTCAGCAACACCCCGCTGGTACTGGCGCTAGACAAGCTGCCCGCCGGCGAAGGGGCTATCGATTTGCCCGGGCTGATGCGCGTGTGCCGCCAGCATGGCCTGCGCACCCTGGCCCTGCGCGCCAATCGCATCGAAGACATCGCCGCCGCCATTGCCATCGACCTGCCCGTGCTGCCGCCTTCAGGCGCTCGTGAGCGACCGATCGACCCTGTCGAAGTCGTCGCACCGAAAAAGCCCGAAAAGCCGCCCGAGCCCGCCATCAAGCCGACCAAAATCATCACCAGCCCGGTACGTGGCGGCCAGACGGTGTATGCCGAGGGCTGTGATCTGGTGGTTATTGCTTCAGTCAGCCCCGGTGCGGAACTTATGGCCGATGGCAACATCCATGTGTACGGGCCTATGCGTGGCCGGGCACTCGCCGGGCACAAGGGCAACACCAAGGCACGGATTTTCTGCCAGCAACTGAGCGCCGAGCTGGTGTCGATTGCAGGCAAGTACAAGGTATCTGAAGACTTGCGCCGAGACCCGCTGTGGGGCACAGGCGTTCAAATCAGTCTGTCAAGTGACATGTTGAACATCACCCGTCTTTAA
- a CDS encoding lipid A biosynthesis lauroyl acyltransferase, whose product MDRPHFRAAFFHPRYWLLWLGLGVLWLVVQLPYKVQLCIGRGLGALMYRVAGDRRRIATRNLELCFPEKSAAERKQLLKDNFASTGIAFFEMAMSWWWSRPRLAKLAHIEGLEHLKQAQLEGKGVILMAFHFTTLEIGAALLGQQHTIDGMYREHKNQLFDFIQRRGRERHNVDSLAVERDDVRGMLKLLRSGRAIWYAPDQDYGAKQSIFVPLFGIEAATVTATSKFARLGKAQVVPFTQQRLADGSGYKLVIHPPLRDFPGESDEADCLRINQWVERAVRECPEQYLWAHRRFKTRPPGEPKLYDKRR is encoded by the coding sequence ATGGATCGCCCGCATTTTCGTGCTGCTTTTTTTCATCCGCGTTACTGGCTGCTATGGCTTGGGTTAGGCGTGCTGTGGCTGGTGGTTCAACTGCCTTATAAAGTTCAACTGTGTATCGGCCGGGGGTTGGGTGCGCTCATGTACCGGGTGGCCGGTGATCGCCGGCGCATTGCGACGCGCAACCTTGAGCTGTGCTTCCCTGAAAAGTCCGCTGCCGAGCGCAAGCAGTTGCTCAAGGACAACTTCGCCTCGACCGGTATCGCCTTTTTTGAAATGGCCATGAGCTGGTGGTGGTCCAGGCCCCGTCTGGCCAAATTGGCTCATATCGAAGGGCTGGAGCACCTCAAGCAGGCCCAGCTGGAAGGCAAGGGCGTTATCTTGATGGCGTTTCACTTCACCACGCTGGAGATTGGTGCAGCCTTGCTCGGTCAGCAGCACACCATCGATGGCATGTATCGCGAGCACAAAAACCAGCTGTTCGACTTTATCCAGCGTCGGGGGCGTGAGCGGCACAACGTGGACTCGCTGGCGGTTGAACGCGATGACGTGCGCGGCATGCTCAAGTTGCTGCGCTCCGGGCGGGCGATCTGGTATGCACCCGACCAGGACTACGGCGCCAAGCAAAGCATCTTCGTACCGTTGTTCGGTATTGAGGCGGCCACGGTTACCGCCACCAGCAAATTTGCCAGACTGGGCAAAGCGCAGGTTGTGCCCTTTACTCAACAACGACTGGCCGACGGCAGTGGTTACAAGTTGGTCATTCATCCTCCCCTGAGGGATTTCCCCGGAGAAAGCGATGAGGCCGATTGCCTGCGAATCAATCAATGGGTCGAGCGGGCCGTGCGCGAATGCCCCGAGCAATATTTGTGGGCCCACCGCCGCTTCAAGACCCGCCCGCCGGGCGAGCCCAAGCTGTACGACAAGCGTCGCTGA
- a CDS encoding patatin-like phospholipase family protein produces MSPAEPVTGLILSGGGARAAYQVGVLAAIAELLPAGAPNPFPVIVGTSAGAINAVSLASGAMDFTRAVEHLTAFWQGFESHRVLRSDWPGVLHQASRFVGHSLLGLGSQVPVALLDSSPLRYLLHDKINFAGIEQAIAERHLRAVAVTAFGYSSSQAVTFYQGRGTIHGWLRHRRIGLPAALTVEHLLASSAIPLLFAPVKIGEEYFGDGAVRQSAPISPALHLGANRVLVVGVSGNPRGPALQDDQPRYYNAAQPTLAQIGGHMLNSTFIDSLESDIELLERLNHFSRLLPRQTDNLGLSPVEVLVIAPSQPIDEIAARHRHELPAALRMFLRGPGATKTSGAGVLSYLLFESGYCRELIELGRRDAMTKHDALCEFLRV; encoded by the coding sequence GTGAGCCCAGCCGAACCTGTCACAGGCCTGATCCTTTCTGGCGGTGGCGCGCGAGCGGCCTATCAGGTCGGCGTGCTGGCCGCGATTGCCGAGTTGCTGCCAGCTGGCGCGCCAAACCCGTTCCCGGTCATCGTCGGTACTTCGGCGGGGGCGATCAACGCGGTCAGCCTGGCCAGCGGTGCGATGGATTTCACCCGTGCGGTCGAGCACCTGACCGCATTCTGGCAGGGCTTTGAAAGCCATCGTGTATTGCGCAGTGACTGGCCGGGGGTGCTGCATCAAGCGAGTCGCTTTGTAGGCCACAGCCTGCTCGGGCTGGGCTCCCAGGTGCCGGTGGCGCTGCTCGACAGTTCGCCCTTGCGCTATTTGCTTCACGACAAAATCAATTTTGCGGGTATCGAGCAGGCGATTGCAGAGCGACACCTGCGTGCGGTTGCGGTCACGGCATTTGGCTACTCGTCCAGCCAGGCGGTGACCTTTTATCAAGGCCGGGGCACGATCCATGGCTGGTTGCGCCATCGGCGCATCGGTTTGCCCGCCGCATTGACGGTGGAACACTTGTTGGCCAGCTCGGCCATTCCGCTGCTGTTTGCCCCGGTCAAGATTGGCGAAGAGTACTTCGGCGATGGCGCTGTGCGTCAATCGGCGCCCATCAGTCCTGCGCTGCACCTGGGGGCCAATCGGGTGCTGGTAGTGGGGGTGAGCGGTAACCCGCGAGGGCCGGCTTTGCAGGACGATCAGCCGCGTTACTACAACGCCGCGCAACCGACCCTGGCACAAATTGGCGGGCATATGCTCAACAGTACGTTTATCGACAGTCTGGAGAGCGATATCGAGCTGTTGGAGCGCTTGAATCACTTCAGCCGCCTGCTGCCCCGGCAAACGGACAACCTGGGCCTCTCACCCGTGGAAGTACTGGTGATTGCCCCCAGCCAGCCTATCGACGAAATTGCCGCCCGTCATCGGCATGAACTGCCTGCTGCATTGCGCATGTTTTTGCGGGGCCCGGGAGCCACCAAAACCAGTGGCGCAGGGGTGCTGAGTTACTTGCTGTTTGAGTCGGGCTATTGCCGGGAGCTGATCGAGCTTGGGCGTCGTGATGCGATGACCAAGCACGATGCGCTGTGCGAATTTTTGCGTGTGTAG
- a CDS encoding MlaA family lipoprotein, whose product MAKQLLLIATLLSAGFAHADNSKAHTERTPDIDGFTQPLKLLKFNPGLDQREFERATMNALNVYDPLESLNRRIYHFNYRFDQWVFLPVVDGYRYVTPSFLRTGVSNFFNNLGDVPNLFNSLLQLKGHRSLETTGRLLLNTTLGVGGLWDPATSMGLPRQSEDFGQTLGFYGVPGGAYLMLPILGPSNLRDTTGLVVDYGASQEINFLNVPHESTRHPEIWVLGAIDKRYNTSFRYGQFDSPFEYDKLRYIYTEARKLQIAE is encoded by the coding sequence GTGGCTAAACAACTATTGCTTATTGCCACCCTGCTCAGCGCAGGCTTTGCCCACGCGGATAACAGCAAGGCTCACACAGAGCGCACGCCAGATATCGACGGCTTTACCCAGCCGTTGAAACTGCTGAAGTTCAATCCGGGCCTGGATCAGCGTGAATTTGAACGCGCCACCATGAACGCGCTTAATGTGTATGACCCGCTGGAGTCGCTCAACCGCCGCATCTACCATTTCAACTACCGCTTCGACCAGTGGGTATTCCTGCCGGTTGTAGACGGTTATCGCTACGTCACACCGAGCTTTCTGCGTACTGGCGTGAGTAACTTCTTTAACAACCTGGGCGATGTTCCGAACCTGTTCAACAGCCTGCTGCAGCTCAAGGGCCACCGCTCGCTGGAGACCACCGGGCGCCTGCTGCTGAACACGACACTGGGTGTTGGCGGCCTGTGGGACCCGGCCACCTCGATGGGTCTGCCCCGTCAGAGCGAAGACTTCGGGCAAACCCTGGGCTTTTATGGTGTACCGGGCGGCGCTTACCTGATGCTGCCGATACTCGGCCCATCCAACCTGCGCGACACCACCGGCCTGGTGGTCGACTATGGCGCCAGCCAGGAAATCAACTTCCTCAACGTGCCGCACGAAAGCACACGCCATCCGGAAATCTGGGTACTGGGTGCGATCGACAAGCGCTATAACACCAGCTTCCGCTATGGCCAGTTCGACTCGCCGTTTGAGTACGACAAGCTGCGCTACATCTACACCGAAGCCCGCAAACTGCAGATTGCGGAGTAA
- a CDS encoding serine/threonine protein kinase — MLRSLPFAALLGGLILSASAQAVDVDPATYGYPITNPFEATIATTPPEMRPHLPDEEDINQSDYTLSLRPEREFTLPANFWAVKKLTYRMATQDHPAPLMFLIAGTGAAYDSSLNEYLKKLFYKEGYHVVQLSSPTSYDFMSAASRLATPGISQYDAEDLYHVMQAVRAQQASVPVTDYYLAGYSLGALDAAFVSHLDETRKSFNFKKVLMLNPPVNLYTSISNLDKMVQTEVKGINNTTTFYELVLGKLTRYFQDKGRVDLNAALVYDLQNSKERLTNEQMAMLIGTVFRFSSADIVFTSDLINRRGLITPPNYPITEGTSLTPFLKRSLLCDFDCYLTEQVIPMWRAKTDGGSLLQLIDQVSLYALQDYLKNSPKIAVMHNADDIILGPGDLGFLRKTFGNRLTVYPYGGHCGNLNYRVNADDMLEFFRG; from the coding sequence ATGCTTCGTTCTCTGCCCTTCGCTGCCTTGTTAGGCGGCCTTATCTTGAGTGCGTCCGCACAGGCGGTCGATGTCGATCCCGCAACCTATGGCTACCCGATCACCAATCCGTTTGAAGCCACGATTGCCACCACTCCGCCGGAGATGCGCCCGCATCTGCCCGACGAAGAAGACATCAACCAATCGGACTACACCCTCAGCCTGCGCCCCGAGCGCGAGTTCACGCTGCCCGCCAACTTTTGGGCCGTAAAAAAACTGACCTACCGCATGGCGACACAGGACCATCCTGCGCCGCTGATGTTCCTGATTGCCGGCACCGGCGCGGCCTACGACAGCAGCCTCAACGAGTACCTGAAAAAACTCTTCTATAAAGAGGGTTATCACGTTGTGCAGCTGTCATCACCGACCAGTTATGACTTCATGAGTGCGGCCTCGCGCCTGGCCACACCGGGCATCAGCCAGTACGACGCCGAGGACCTGTATCACGTGATGCAGGCCGTACGCGCCCAGCAAGCAAGCGTTCCGGTGACCGACTACTACCTGGCGGGTTACAGCCTGGGCGCGCTGGATGCAGCGTTCGTCAGCCACCTGGATGAAACCCGTAAAAGCTTCAATTTCAAAAAAGTGTTGATGCTCAACCCCCCGGTCAACCTATACACCTCCATCAGCAACCTCGACAAAATGGTGCAGACAGAGGTTAAAGGCATCAACAACACCACCACGTTCTATGAGCTGGTACTGGGCAAGTTGACCCGCTACTTCCAGGACAAAGGCCGGGTGGACCTGAACGCGGCCCTGGTTTATGACCTGCAAAACTCCAAGGAGCGCCTGACCAACGAGCAGATGGCAATGCTGATCGGCACCGTCTTCCGTTTCTCGTCGGCCGATATCGTGTTCACCTCGGACCTGATCAACCGCCGCGGCCTTATCACGCCGCCGAACTACCCGATCACCGAAGGCACCAGCCTCACACCGTTCCTCAAGCGCTCACTGCTGTGTGATTTTGACTGCTACCTCACGGAGCAAGTGATCCCGATGTGGCGCGCTAAAACCGACGGCGGCAGCCTGTTGCAACTGATTGACCAGGTCAGCCTTTACGCACTGCAGGACTACCTGAAAAACAGCCCCAAGATTGCAGTCATGCATAACGCTGACGACATCATCCTTGGCCCTGGCGACCTTGGATTTCTGCGCAAGACTTTCGGCAACCGCCTGACGGTCTACCCGTATGGCGGCCACTGCGGCAACCTCAATTACCGAGTCAACGCTGACGATATGCTGGAGTTTTTCCGTGGCTAA